The genomic window TATTTTCTCCTACAAAGCCCTTACATTCAACTTTAGGAACCTCTATTCCCTCTCTAAAAATTCTAGCAGCCTCTAGAATAGCTTTTTCTATCTTAACATATCCTGTACATCTACAAATATTTCCTCTTAAAGCCGCTTTGATTTCCTCTTTTGTTGGATTTAATGTTTTTAGAAATAAACCTTTTGCACTCACAACCATTCCTGGGATACAAAATCCACATTGAACGGCACCTTCATCCGAAAAAGTATATGCAAAAACATCTCTTTCATACTCATTTAATCCTTCAACTGTAAACACATTTTTATCGTTTACTTTTTCTGTTGTCAAAATACATGCTCTAAATGGCTTCCCATCTACAAGGACCATACATGCCCCACACGAACCTTCTCCACAACCATTTTTAACAGCTGTAAAATCCATATCATCTCTTAGAAAATCTAATAAATTTTTATTTTCTGTTGTTTCAATTTTTTGACCGTTTATGATTATTTTGAACATATATCCCCCTTGACTATCTTGGTATTAAAAGAGCTTGTGTTGGACATTTAGATGTGCATACACCACAACCAAAGCATTTATCTACATTTATAGTTGCTTTCTTATTTTCTATTTCTACAGCTTTATAGCCACAAACAACTTTGCATATTCCACAACCTACACACTTATCTAAATATACTTTTGGAGGAACTGTTATATAGTTATTTTCCTTTATATTTTTCATATATTTGATTGTGATCCCTCTAATTTCATCTAGAGAATTATAACCGTGGCTATCTAACCAATCATTTGTCTCTTTAGCTATTCTTCCAAAAGCTTTCGCTCCTTCTATTATTCCTTGCGTACAAACTTGTACCGCTGTAGCCCCTGCCATTGTGTATTCAATTACGTCTTCTCCTTTTGTTATTCCTCCTACAGCAAAAATTGGGATTTTAACCGCTTGTGCTAACTCAAAAACTACTCTTAAAGCAATTGGTTTTATTGCTGGTCCTGACATCCATCCATATCCACTTTTACTTCCCATATGTGGCTTCCCTGTTTCTAAATCTATAGATAGACATGGTCCTACTGAATTTATTGCAACAAGTCCATCAGCTCCTGCTGTTTCAAGTGCTCTTGCTACATCTCCCAAATTTTCCACTCCTGGAGATACCTTCATAAATACTGGTTTTTTAGTCAACATTTTTGCCATTTTTAAAGTATTTAACATTGGAGTTAAATCTCTTCCTACATAGTGACTTGAAATTTCGTATGCATCTGCAAATTTATCTACCATAGGGATAAGTTTTTTTATATCTTCTTTTACATATCCTAATCCTATAATTAAAGGTTCTCCTTTTATTTTGCATTTTTCATACTCTTTTTCTACCCAATGCTCTGGTGACATTTCAGACCACAACTCAGTATTTAAGAAATGCTTCCCTTTAAAATCGTACATACAAGGTTTTGGGATCTCTGCGGCTTCACTTGATATAGTTTTAGCTACAACTCCTGCTGCTCCTCCCTCTATTGCTTCCTTAATAGCTTGAGCATCCTTAGAAGGTGGTCCTGCTGCTACTATCACTGGATTTTCATATTCTAAACCTGCAAAATTTACTTTTATATTAGCCATTTTTATTCCTCCGTTTTTTATTTTCTATCAAATTCATTAAATACTATATTCAATATAAGAACCGTCAATGTTCCTAAAGTTACTGGACTTTGAAACAAAATTTTTCCCCACTGTGGGAAATTTGTAAATAGTTGTG from Cetobacterium sp. 8H includes these protein-coding regions:
- a CDS encoding 4Fe-4S binding protein is translated as MANIKVNFAGLEYENPVIVAAGPPSKDAQAIKEAIEGGAAGVVAKTISSEAAEIPKPCMYDFKGKHFLNTELWSEMSPEHWVEKEYEKCKIKGEPLIIGLGYVKEDIKKLIPMVDKFADAYEISSHYVGRDLTPMLNTLKMAKMLTKKPVFMKVSPGVENLGDVARALETAGADGLVAINSVGPCLSIDLETGKPHMGSKSGYGWMSGPAIKPIALRVVFELAQAVKIPIFAVGGITKGEDVIEYTMAGATAVQVCTQGIIEGAKAFGRIAKETNDWLDSHGYNSLDEIRGITIKYMKNIKENNYITVPPKVYLDKCVGCGICKVVCGYKAVEIENKKATINVDKCFGCGVCTSKCPTQALLIPR